From Erigeron canadensis isolate Cc75 chromosome 8, C_canadensis_v1, whole genome shotgun sequence, one genomic window encodes:
- the LOC122580283 gene encoding protein EXPRESSION OF TERPENOIDS 1-like, with product MSSFFSLETTGFSKVDKQNQYQHHHHHQDQDQEHDDDIIISPYSLYLFKNNKEIYNKGFELWQQYYQLHQQQQQHYGGCDHRKKSTSTSSEGGGGGMMRQGGGYGGGSSSGGGGGGVNCQDCGNQAKKDCQHMRCRTCCKNRGFLCQTHVKSTWVPASKRRERQQQLMSLASQQNLGTQNLSLMMRASGSSGGGGSDQNPKRPREDHISGTGGGVGGSGGGSGVNLPVAQHHNTSSSGLQVSHFPAELSSPAVFRCVRVSAMNEAEEQLAYQTALNIGGHVFKGILYDHGPVDSGYMNHPGEGSSSGGGGGGGSVGGAQLHNLITSGTMGATTAATTTSINQGVNFIDPSSRYPTPFSAFMAGTQFFPPPR from the exons ATGTCAAGTTTTTTCTCATTAGAAACAACAGGATTTAGTAAAGTTGACAAACAAAACCaatatcagcatcatcatcatcatcaagatcaagatcaagAACATGATGATGATATAATAATTAGCCCATATAGTTTGTATCTATTCAAGAATAATAAAGAGATCTACAACAAAGGTTTTGAATTATGGCAACAATATTATCAACTTCaccagcaacaacaacaacattatGGTGGTTGTGATCACCGAAAAAAAAGTACTAGTACTAGTAGtgaaggaggtggtggtggaatGATGAGGCAAGGTGGAGGATACGGCGGTGGAagtagtagtggtggtggtggtggtggagtgaATTGTCAAGATTGTGGTAACCAAGCTAAAAAAGATTGTCAACATATGAGGTGTAGAACTTGTTGTAAAAATAGAGGGTTTTTATGTCAAACTCACGTGAAAAGCACGTGGGTTCCGGCGTCTAAACGCCGAGAACGACAACAACAACTTATGTCTTTAGCTTCACAACAAAATTTAGGTACACAAAACCTTAGTTTGATGATGAGAGCCTCTGGTagcagtggtggtggtggtagtgatcAAAACCCTAAAAGACCAAGAGAAGATCATATCTCTGGCACTGGTGGTGGTGTCGGCGGCAGTGGTGGTGGCAGCGGTGTCAACTTGCCGGTTGCACAACATCACAACACTTCTTCATCAG GGTTACAAGTGAGTCATTTTCCGGCGGAATTGAGTTCTCCGGCGGTGTTTCGGTGTGTTAGAGTGAGTGCAATGAATGAAGCTGAGGAACAGTTGGCTTATCAAACGGCTTTAAACATTGGTGGTCATGTTTTTAAGGGGATTCTATATGATCATGGACCGGTCGATAGTGGATATATGAACCACCCTGGTGAAGGTAGTTcatctggtggtggtggtggcggcggcagtGTTGGTGGTGCACAACTACATAATCTTATAACTTCCGGTACAATGGGCGCTACGACCGCCGCGACTACTACAAGTATTAATCAAGGGGTTAATTTTATTGATCCTTCTTCAAGGTATCCAACTCCTTTTAGTGCTTTTATGGCGGGTACGCAATTTTTTCCACCACCAAGATGA